TGATATGGCGATCCGCGTCTTAAATGAAGCACAGATTCGCAAGGCGGTTACGATCGAAGAAGCAATTGCCGCAGTGGAAAAAGCTTTCATTGCCTATTCCATGAAACAGGCTTCGCTACCATCCGTAATTCAACTGGATGTGCCCGACCAAAAAGGGGAAGTTCATATCAAGGCGGGATACATCTTTGGAGAACGCGACTACGTTGTCAAAATTGCGTCCGGTTTCTGGGAAAACCGCAAAAAGGATCTTCCCATTTCGGGAGGAATGATGCTGGCATTCAGTTCCGAGACCGGATTCCCGGTTGCCATACTGCTGGATAACTGTTATCTCACTGAGCTTCGCACAGCCGCCGCCGGGGCCGTAGCTGCAAAGTACATGGCTCCGAATTCTGTGGAACAGGTGGCTATCATAGGCGCAGGATCGCAAGGGCGATTTCAATTGGAAGCACTGAGCCGCGTTTGTTCTTTCCAGCGCTTGATGGTTTATGATCACCATTCTGCGAATGTCGAACGATACAAGAAGGAGATGAAAGAGCATGTCCGCGGGGAGATCGTGGCGGCATCCAGTGCGGAAGAAGCGGTGCGCGGAAGCTGCATCGTGATCACTGCCACTCCCAGTCGCGAACCTATCATTTTTGGGGACTGGCTTGAACCGGGAACCCATATAACGGCCATGGGATCGGATAATCCGGAAAAACAGGAACTGGACGTTTCTGTGTTAAAACGAGCCGATCGGATCTTTGCCGACAGTATTCCGCAATGCCTGCGACTCGGTGAAATCCATCACGCGGTCGCCGCGGGAGTTTTAACAGAAGAAGACATTGATGGGGAACTGGGAGAAGTGGTGAGCGGTGATATCCCGGGCAGGATGAGCCAGACGGAGATTACACTCTGCGATTTAACCGGTGTGGGCGTCCAGGACGCTGCGATCGCCGGCGTAGTGGTCCGCAAAGCGCTCGCGTCTGACGTGGGAATCCAGGTTGAAT
This genomic stretch from bacterium harbors:
- a CDS encoding ornithine cyclodeaminase family protein (cyclodeaminase), with the translated sequence MAIRVLNEAQIRKAVTIEEAIAAVEKAFIAYSMKQASLPSVIQLDVPDQKGEVHIKAGYIFGERDYVVKIASGFWENRKKDLPISGGMMLAFSSETGFPVAILLDNCYLTELRTAAAGAVAAKYMAPNSVEQVAIIGAGSQGRFQLEALSRVCSFQRLMVYDHHSANVERYKKEMKEHVRGEIVAASSAEEAVRGSCIVITATPSREPIIFGDWLEPGTHITAMGSDNPEKQELDVSVLKRADRIFADSIPQCLRLGEIHHAVAAGVLTEEDIDGELGEVVSGDIPGRMSQTEITLCDLTGVGVQDAAIAGVVVRKALASDVGIQVES